The following coding sequences lie in one Pseudoxanthomonas sp. SE1 genomic window:
- the gap gene encoding type I glyceraldehyde-3-phosphate dehydrogenase has protein sequence MSIKVGINGFGRIGRNVLRSAVQNFGNDIEIVAINDLLEPDYLAYMLQYDSVHGRFDGDVKVEGGALFVNGRKIRLTQERDPANLKWDEVGAEVVIESTGLFLDKATAQKHLDAGAKKVILSAPSKDDTPMFVYGVNDKTYNGEAIISNASCTTNCLAPIAKVLHDKWGIKRGLMTTVHAATATQKTVDGPSNKDWRGGRGILENIIPSSTGAAKAVGVVIPSLNKKLTGMSFRVPTSDVSVVDLTAELENPATYEEIKAEMKAQSEGALKGILGYTEDKVVATDFRGDTRTSIFDAEAGIALDPTFVKIVSWYDNEWGYSTKCLEMVRVVAGR, from the coding sequence ATGTCGATCAAGGTGGGTATCAACGGCTTCGGCCGCATCGGGCGCAACGTGCTGCGTTCCGCCGTGCAGAACTTCGGCAACGACATCGAGATCGTCGCCATCAACGATCTGCTGGAGCCGGACTACCTGGCCTACATGCTGCAGTACGACTCCGTGCACGGCCGCTTCGACGGCGACGTGAAGGTCGAAGGTGGCGCGCTGTTCGTCAACGGCAGGAAGATCCGCCTGACCCAGGAGCGCGACCCGGCCAACCTGAAGTGGGACGAAGTGGGTGCCGAGGTCGTCATCGAATCGACCGGCCTGTTCCTCGACAAGGCCACCGCACAGAAGCACCTCGATGCCGGCGCGAAGAAGGTCATCCTGTCGGCGCCGTCGAAGGACGACACGCCGATGTTCGTCTACGGCGTCAACGACAAGACCTACAACGGCGAGGCCATCATCTCCAACGCCTCGTGCACGACCAACTGCCTGGCGCCGATCGCCAAGGTGCTGCACGACAAGTGGGGCATCAAGCGTGGCCTGATGACCACCGTGCATGCGGCGACCGCCACGCAGAAGACCGTCGACGGCCCGAGCAACAAGGACTGGCGCGGCGGTCGCGGCATCCTGGAGAACATCATTCCGTCCAGCACCGGCGCGGCGAAGGCCGTCGGCGTGGTGATCCCGTCGCTCAACAAGAAGCTCACCGGCATGTCGTTCCGCGTGCCGACCAGCGATGTGTCCGTGGTCGACCTGACCGCCGAGCTCGAGAATCCGGCCACGTACGAAGAGATCAAGGCCGAGATGAAGGCGCAGAGCGAAGGCGCGCTGAAGGGCATCCTGGGCTACACCGAGGACAAGGTGGTCGCCACCGACTTCCGCGGCGATACCCGCACCTCGATCTTCGACGCAGAGGCCGGCATCGCGCTGGACCCGACCTTCGTGAAGATCGTCAGCTGGTACGACAACGAGTGGGGCTACTCCACCAAGTGCCTGGAAATGGTCCGCGTGGTCGCCGGCAGGTAA
- a CDS encoding DUF2339 domain-containing protein: MAGVLVLLGLAVLAVPVLLIVALVAISGLKRRVGELERQVAQLRSTPVAPATSQAPVDVATSTRADAEPTLAELVRSPPARVETSRPVPPAATPPPIPPQRSEPAATSAEPAPTLPPRPPRPPRPEAPSRPATPDVFTVAVRAVQRWFTVGNVPVKIGVLVLFAGVAALLKYGADQGWFTLPPELRLAGIAAAALGALVFAWRKRESNRTFALSLQGGAIGILLLVVFAAFKVFTVMPAGAAFALSIALVAGAGMLAVLQDAKSLAVFALLAGFLAPIWLSTGSGNHVALFSYYAVLNAAIVGIAWYKSWRVLNLLGFVFTFGIGTLWGLFDYAPEKYATTQPFLALFFAFYLLIPLLFARRQPASRRDFIDGCLVFGMPLVAFSLQAGLMQGGTFEDSRLPLAFCALGLGVLYAALSWTLRRRTNYDALAQSYALLAVGFATLSVPLALSAQATACVFALEGAALAWLGLRQSRLLPQLTGAGLQLAAAAAFFISRADAASWHGTTAVAPMFANAAFMSALLIAVAGFASAWAYRMRGRGVALVYYLWALAWWLGNGMVEIDAYLGRRDEPDAMLAFVALTGWLAAEVHRRRPATALAWTTLVALASAAPLALWQTDAHQQPFAGHGAWAWLAYAVLGVRSLMCLRDSEHRLAGAAQFVWWLVWPLVASLLLAWLPGHVEGMGDGWQAGLIALPWLVVVALALFRWRWLAAPLGERFDGWRTPLLGVLFTALGLWWLVSLFLAGHARPLPWIPALNPLELAQLATLVLLLRWWMPDTRVLPPARIVLLSSLAFLWITSVVLHAVHHWGGVPWNDSLVSASLAQTSLTVTWSVLGVLGWVIGSRRGQRMLWLGGAVLMGVVLAKLVFVDRQHLGNLLGIGSFIAYGLLCTVVGYLAPAPPRRVDNEEAPA, translated from the coding sequence CTGGCGGGAGTGTTGGTGTTGCTCGGCCTGGCGGTGCTGGCCGTGCCGGTATTGCTGATCGTGGCGCTGGTCGCGATCAGCGGACTGAAACGCCGGGTGGGCGAGCTGGAGCGGCAGGTGGCGCAGCTGCGCAGCACACCGGTGGCGCCCGCAACGTCGCAGGCGCCGGTCGATGTCGCAACGTCCACGCGAGCCGATGCCGAGCCGACCTTGGCCGAACTCGTGCGGTCGCCACCGGCGCGCGTCGAGACATCGCGCCCTGTGCCACCGGCCGCGACACCGCCACCGATTCCCCCGCAGCGCTCCGAGCCTGCGGCAACGTCTGCGGAGCCCGCGCCCACGCTGCCGCCGCGTCCGCCACGTCCGCCACGTCCCGAAGCACCGTCGCGACCCGCTACGCCCGATGTCTTCACCGTTGCAGTCCGCGCGGTGCAACGCTGGTTCACGGTCGGCAACGTGCCGGTCAAGATCGGCGTGCTGGTGCTGTTCGCCGGCGTCGCCGCGCTGTTGAAGTACGGCGCCGACCAGGGCTGGTTCACCCTGCCGCCTGAGCTGCGCCTGGCCGGTATCGCGGCGGCGGCGCTGGGGGCGCTGGTGTTCGCGTGGCGCAAGCGCGAAAGCAACCGCACCTTCGCGCTCAGCCTGCAAGGGGGTGCCATCGGCATTCTGCTGCTGGTGGTGTTCGCCGCGTTCAAGGTCTTCACCGTGATGCCGGCCGGTGCGGCGTTCGCGCTGAGCATCGCACTGGTCGCCGGTGCGGGCATGCTCGCGGTCCTGCAGGACGCGAAGTCGCTCGCCGTCTTCGCGCTGCTGGCGGGCTTCCTCGCGCCGATCTGGCTGTCGACCGGCAGTGGCAACCATGTCGCGCTGTTCTCGTACTACGCCGTGCTCAATGCCGCCATCGTCGGCATCGCCTGGTACAAGTCGTGGCGCGTGCTGAACCTGCTTGGGTTCGTCTTCACCTTCGGTATCGGTACCCTGTGGGGGCTGTTCGACTACGCGCCGGAAAAGTACGCGACGACGCAGCCGTTCCTGGCGCTGTTCTTCGCCTTCTACCTGCTGATCCCGCTGCTGTTCGCGCGTCGCCAGCCGGCCAGCCGCCGCGACTTCATCGATGGCTGCCTCGTGTTCGGCATGCCGCTGGTGGCGTTCTCGCTGCAGGCGGGCCTGATGCAGGGCGGAACATTCGAAGACAGCCGCCTGCCGCTGGCCTTCTGCGCGCTGGGACTCGGCGTCCTGTATGCCGCACTGTCGTGGACCTTGCGCCGCCGTACGAACTACGACGCGCTCGCGCAATCGTACGCGCTGCTGGCGGTCGGCTTCGCCACGCTGTCGGTGCCGCTGGCGCTGTCGGCGCAGGCGACGGCCTGCGTGTTCGCGCTGGAAGGCGCGGCGCTCGCCTGGCTGGGCCTGCGGCAGTCGCGGCTTCTGCCGCAACTGACCGGCGCAGGCCTGCAACTTGCTGCAGCAGCGGCGTTCTTCATCTCGCGCGCCGATGCAGCGTCGTGGCATGGGACGACGGCGGTCGCACCGATGTTCGCCAACGCGGCCTTCATGAGCGCGCTGCTGATCGCCGTCGCCGGTTTCGCCAGCGCCTGGGCTTATCGGATGCGCGGTCGTGGCGTGGCGCTGGTGTACTACCTGTGGGCGCTCGCCTGGTGGCTCGGCAACGGCATGGTCGAGATCGATGCCTACCTTGGCCGACGCGATGAACCCGACGCGATGCTGGCCTTTGTCGCGCTGACTGGCTGGCTGGCGGCAGAGGTCCATCGCCGGCGTCCGGCCACCGCGCTGGCGTGGACCACGCTGGTCGCGCTGGCCTCGGCCGCACCCCTGGCGCTGTGGCAAACCGACGCGCACCAGCAGCCGTTCGCCGGTCATGGCGCATGGGCGTGGCTGGCCTATGCGGTGCTGGGCGTACGCAGCCTGATGTGCCTACGCGACAGCGAGCATCGACTTGCCGGTGCGGCCCAGTTCGTGTGGTGGCTGGTGTGGCCACTGGTCGCCAGCCTGCTGCTGGCGTGGTTGCCAGGCCACGTCGAAGGCATGGGCGACGGCTGGCAAGCGGGTCTCATCGCATTGCCGTGGCTGGTCGTCGTGGCGCTGGCGCTGTTCCGCTGGCGTTGGCTGGCGGCACCGCTCGGCGAGCGCTTCGATGGCTGGCGCACGCCGCTCCTGGGTGTCCTGTTCACCGCGCTGGGTCTGTGGTGGCTCGTTTCGTTGTTCCTGGCGGGTCATGCCAGGCCGCTGCCCTGGATCCCCGCGCTGAATCCGCTGGAACTGGCGCAACTCGCCACGCTCGTCCTGCTGTTGCGCTGGTGGATGCCGGATACGCGCGTGCTGCCGCCGGCACGCATCGTGCTGCTGTCGTCGTTGGCTTTTCTCTGGATCACCTCGGTCGTGCTGCACGCCGTGCATCACTGGGGTGGCGTGCCGTGGAACGACAGCCTGGTGTCCGCCAGCCTGGCGCAGACCAGCCTGACGGTCACCTGGAGCGTACTGGGCGTGCTGGGATGGGTGATCGGTTCGCGTCGCGGCCAGCGCATGTTGTGGCTGGGCGGTGCTGTGCTGATGGGCGTGGTGCTGGCCAAACTGGTGTTCGTCGATCGCCAGCATCTGGGCAACCTGCTTGGTATCGGTTCGTTCATCGCCTACGGTCTGCTGTGCACCGTGGTGGGTTATCTGGCGCCGGCACCGCCGCGCCGTGTCGATAACGAGGAGGCGCCCGCATGA